In Oxalobacteraceae bacterium OTU3CINTB1, the sequence TGATTAAGGGTAAGTCGGACAAGCTTGAAGTAAGCCGCAGTTTCCTGCATTTGTTCAAGCAGATGTGACGACGATCCATGGACGCCGGCGCCCGGCGTCCGCTTGAGACACGTCAACAGGATTGAAAAGAGATTGCGCTACTGTATCGGTTGCAGCCGCCCTCTCCGGCTGAGGGATGCCGCATGAAAACGCCCGGCCAAGCCAGATCGTTATTCAAGCTGCCCGCCATCAGCGTCGGCGCAGCCTTGTTCGCCCGCTTGTCGTGGCGCCTCGGCTGGTTCTGTTCCAGCGCCGCCTCCGCCGCGCACAAGCGCAGCCGGGGCATTATCCAGCACGCCAGCGACGCCATCATCATCACCGACGAGCACCAGCACATTTTGCAGGCCAACCCATCGGCCGCCGCCATGTTCGGCACCACGGTGCAAGCCATGGAAGGCGTACCGCTCCAGCAATTCATTCCGCGCGACCAGCGCCAGACCGGCGGCAACGCATCCCCGCATTACTTCGGCTCGACCGGCATCCGCCTGCGCATGAAGGGGCGGCGCGCCAGCGACTACGCGGTCACCGGCACGAAGGCCAACGGCCAGCACTTCCCGCTTGAGGGCTCGATCTCATCGCTGTCGGAAAACGGCCACCAGATCTACACCATCATCCTGCGCGACATCACCGAGCGCAAGCAGGTGCAAGAACAGCTCGAGCAGTCGTACTCGCAGTTGCGCGAACTGTCGGCGGCGCTGCAAACGATACGGGAAGAGGAACGCAAGCACATCGCCCGCGAACTGCACGACGATCTGGGCCAATTGCTGGCGACGTTGCGGGTCGATCTGGCGCTGCTGCAACAGAAGTCGAGCGGCGATCCGGCCGCGCGCAAGCTGCAGGCGGGCATGGACGATCTGCTGATGTCGGCCATCACGTCGCTGCGGCGCATCGCCAGCAATCTAAGGCCGCGCGCGCTCGACGAGGGTGGTTTGTATTTTGCGCTCGAAAGCCTGCGCCAGGAATTCGTGTCGCGCTACGGCATCTCTTGCCGGTTGCACGCGAATGAAGAGGATCTGATACTCGATGACGCCTACAGCACGGCCATCTTCCGCATCGCGCAGGAAGCGCTGACCAATATCACGCGCCACGCGGAGGCGCAAAATGTCGAGCTGTCGCTGCGGCGCTCGGAATCGTCGCTGCAAATTTCGATCCACGACGACGGTCGCGGCATCGCCGAACAGGACATGGACAAGGCATCGTCCTTCGGCCTGATCGGGATGCGCGAACGGGTCTGGGCACTGCAAGGCGACATTTCCATCCTCAGCGATGGCGGCACCCGGATCATCATCCGGTTGCCGCTGCGGTCTCAGGAAAGCGCCTTCGATCCTGCTTAGAACGAGTGACGCACGCCAACGTTGAAGGCTTTGTCGCCCGTACCGGCTTCGTTGTTGTTACCCACGGTGTAGCCGGCGCCGTTCTTGTTCTTGATCTTGGCGTAGGCGATGTACGCGCCGGTACGCTTCGACAGCGCATGCAGGTAACCCACGGCCCACTGATCGGCATCCTGGTTGAAGCGGGTCTTGTCGTTCTTGCGGATCGCCGACGCCATGATGGTGCCGCTGCCGACCGGCACTTGTACGCCGATCAGAATGTCGTTGCTGTCCAGGCTGGCGCGTGGCGCGACAGCGTAGCCATAGGCGTTGGCCACCGGCAGCGCGGCGCTGTTCAGGCCCTTGTCGGCGCCGTAGGCGAAGTAAGCCTTGACGACCTGGAAGTCGTAATTGGCGGCGAACAGGGTGTTGCGGCCCGAGTCGCGGTTCGCTGCCGGGGTGGTGCCGACGGCGACGGTGTCGTTGTTACGGTTGTTGTAGACCAGACGCGCGTTCAGCGGGCCTTGTCCGTAGTTCAGGCCCAGGCCGAACTGACGGCCCGCTTCGTTGCTGCCGGCCTGCTCGCCCAGCGCGTACAGCGCTTCGGCGCTGAAGCCCGCGAACACCGGGGTGGCGTAGACGACGGCGTTGCTGACGCGGGTGTTGGCGCCGGCGGCCGGGAACAAGTTCTTGATCGAGCCAGCGTAGCCGGCGCCGAACGGGTCGGCCACCTGGCTCATGGCGTTGTACAGCATGGTGTACTGGCGGCCCAGGGTCAGGGTACCGGCTTCCTTGCTGCGCAGACCGACGAAAGCCTGACGGTTGAACAGTGCGTTGTTGGCATTGTCCAGGGTGCCATCATCGACTTTCAGGCCGGTTTCGATCTGGAAGATCGCCGACAGGCCATTGCCCAGGTCTTCGGTGCCGCGGAAACCCAGACGCGACTGGCTGCCGATACCGCTGGTGACTTTGGTCACGCTGCCGGCCGAGCCGCCGCGCTCGCTGACGATACCGGCATCGACGATACCGTAGATCGTGACGTTCGATTGAGCTTGCGCCTGCGCTGCGAAACCGCCGATGATCATTGCTGCCAGAGTAAGTTTTTTCACTTGATGTTCTCTACTGAAGGTTGAAAGAAAGCTGCACGGGGCGAATCATGCCTATCAATTACTTCAACAATGTGACAACACCAATTTGTTGTAAATCAACATCACTCATGAAAAAAAAGGTAACGCG encodes:
- a CDS encoding porin produces the protein MIIGGFAAQAQAQSNVTIYGIVDAGIVSERGGSAGSVTKVTSGIGSQSRLGFRGTEDLGNGLSAIFQIETGLKVDDGTLDNANNALFNRQAFVGLRSKEAGTLTLGRQYTMLYNAMSQVADPFGAGYAGSIKNLFPAAGANTRVSNAVVYATPVFAGFSAEALYALGEQAGSNEAGRQFGLGLNYGQGPLNARLVYNNRNNDTVAVGTTPAANRDSGRNTLFAANYDFQVVKAYFAYGADKGLNSAALPVANAYGYAVAPRASLDSNDILIGVQVPVGSGTIMASAIRKNDKTRFNQDADQWAVGYLHALSKRTGAYIAYAKIKNKNGAGYTVGNNNEAGTGDKAFNVGVRHSF
- a CDS encoding PAS domain-containing sensor histidine kinase codes for the protein MKTPGQARSLFKLPAISVGAALFARLSWRLGWFCSSAASAAHKRSRGIIQHASDAIIITDEHQHILQANPSAAAMFGTTVQAMEGVPLQQFIPRDQRQTGGNASPHYFGSTGIRLRMKGRRASDYAVTGTKANGQHFPLEGSISSLSENGHQIYTIILRDITERKQVQEQLEQSYSQLRELSAALQTIREEERKHIARELHDDLGQLLATLRVDLALLQQKSSGDPAARKLQAGMDDLLMSAITSLRRIASNLRPRALDEGGLYFALESLRQEFVSRYGISCRLHANEEDLILDDAYSTAIFRIAQEALTNITRHAEAQNVELSLRRSESSLQISIHDDGRGIAEQDMDKASSFGLIGMRERVWALQGDISILSDGGTRIIIRLPLRSQESAFDPA